From Betta splendens chromosome 3, fBetSpl5.4, whole genome shotgun sequence, the proteins below share one genomic window:
- the stk16 gene encoding serine/threonine-protein kinase 16, with translation MGQTLCICSRGTITLDNKKYYFIQKLDEGGFSYVDLVEGVKDGHFYALKRILCHDREGRQEAQTEVEMHQMFNHPNILSLVAHTFVDRGGKTEAWLLLPYIRKGSLWAVLEKLRDKGSSMPEKQVLKIFLGICSGLKAIHDKGYAHRDLKPTNVLLDEDDRPVLMDLGSMNRAKIEVRGSREAMTVQDWAAQRCTISYRAPELFNIESHCIIDERTDIWSLGCVLYSMMMLEGPYDLVFQKGDSVALAVQNPVAIPQSCSYSDGLKMLLSSIMVSNPQERPHINWVFDQVQDLLSRSPNTQTNMV, from the exons ATGGGGCAGACCTTGTGTATTTGTTCCCGTGGCACCATCACCCTTGATAACAAAAAATATTACTTTATCCAGAAACTTGATGAAGG TGGGTTCAGTTATGTTGACCTGGTAGAGGGAGTAAAAGATGGGCATTTCTATGCTCTGAAGAGAATCCTGTGCCATGACCGTGAAGGCCGCCAGGAAGCTCAGACAGAGGTGGAGATGCACCAGATGTTTAATCATCCCAACATCTTGAGCCTTGTTGCGCACACCTTTGTTGATCGTGGAGGCAAGACTGAAGCCTGGTTACTTCTGCCTTATATCAGA AAAGGCAGTTTGTGGGCTGTTCTGGAGAAGCTGCGAGACAAAGGAAGCTCAATGCCCGAAAAGCAGGTTTTAAAGATATTTCTCGGCATCTGCTCTGGACTCAAGGCTATTCATGATAAAGGATATGCACACAG AGACTTGAAGCCCACAAATGTTCTTCTAGATGAGGATGACAGACCAGTTCTGATGGACCTGGGCTCTATGAACCGTGCTAAAATTGAG GTTAGAGGCTCTAGAGAAGCTATGACTGTACAGGACTGGGCAGCCCAGCGATGCACCATTTCCTACAGAGCGCCTGAACTCTTCAATATAGAGAGCCACTGCATTATAGATGAGCGCACTGACATCTGG TCTCTAGGTTGTGTGCTTTACTCCATGATGATGTTGGAGGGGCCATATGACCTGGTATTTCAAAAGGGGGACAGTGTTGCGCTGGCTGTTCAGAATCCTGTGGCTATCCCACAGTCTTGCAG TTACTCAGACGGCCTGAAAATGCTGCTGAGCTCCATAATGGTGTCAAATCCCCAGGAGAGACCCCACATCAACTGGGTTTTTGACCAGGTACAGGACCTGCTAAGTCGTAGCCCCAACACCCAAACCAACATGGTCTGA